TTCCAGAAACAGAGTATTTTGGCATATGAATCCTGACGAGCCTgaaacaaacaccacaaataGGTTTCACCAATATGCACTgaacaaaaatgtaaacacatgtCAATGCTTGCTACCATGTTtcattaactgaaataaaagatCCAGTACAATTGCCATATCACAAAAGCTTAACTCTCTTAAATTTCAGTGGGAAGAAAATCATATCTGTAGCAATAGCCATGCGGTATCCATAGTTTATTCCAATGTTTTGACTGATTTCCTATAAGAACTGTAAAACTTTGAGATTGTGTCACTTTCATGTCACTTTCAAATTTGTGTTCAGTTTACTTCCTGGAATTAAATGTCTTGCCTTGCCTTGTCTTACAATGAAAAGTATCATTTTCAGAAGATCTGTTGAAACCCAACCATTACCATTTTGTCATTGCTCCAATCCAGTGTTTGAGGTGGGAGGTGCTGATGCTGTCCTCAACCTCCTTCATCTTCCCCTCGTCAGGTAGGACGATGATCATAGATGCACTGCCCTTGTACGGAAGCCTGAGCACAGTGGTGAAGTTCTCTTTGTCCTCATAGAATTCAAACTCACCCTCAGTCTGCATCATGTCAACCATCACCTTTGTGTTTTCATCCCCATGAAAGTCTGCTTGTTTTGTTAGTTTCGTGTTGAACATTTTTTGCCATTCCCCTGGAGGAtgtaaaaacaatatcagttaCATTCAATTCCAAGCACCCTGCCTAATTCAATCATTACTGTATCACTCATGTACAGGACTTACCCCTGAAGTAAATGCAGTTAATTAGTATCATAAGCGTGTCTGACTCCACCTCCTTCACCATGTCAGTGATTGTATTGTTGGTTTGTTGAGCAATGTATTTGTTGATCTCCTCAATGGCCACGTCACGTTTGGTGAAGTCAACAGTGAATAGTTCGCTCTCAAAATAATGTTTGGCGTCCCCTAGGAACTTATCCACGACACTGGCTCCTGACCGAAGTGCAACAGCACTGCTTAAATCAAGctgcatgttttctttttcatggcCCAGCATGTGAAAGATGTGCTCATAGGCCTCATTGACAGTTTCAGGGGTAAGTTCAGCATAGCCTAGAGCCTGATAGAGCTCGGAGAAGGTATCACCTTTGACCCCAAGAGCCAGCATGGACAGAGCCATGGATATGCTCAGTGGGGAGAAGAAGATGTTTGACTGGGGCTCAGGTAAGGCACTCAGTTTCTTGTAGAGAGCGAAGGCAAACTCAGCATTGGGTTGCCGAAGTGTGTAGATCTGTTGGCCCTCATGCTGCGGATGAGACTCATCCTCACCatgatggaggtggtggtggtgatctGCTGTGTGGGGCCCGTGGTCGTGGCCCTCATGGTCATCAGCGCCCTGTGGGGTGGCCCAAGCCACAGACAGGAGAAGGGCAGCGATCACACCACAATGCAGAATCACTCTCATCTTATGACCTGGAGGAGAATCACTGTTACGCAAAATTTGGAGATAATCAGATGAGATTTTTATTTAAACAATGTGAAAAACATGACATTAGtcaaattataatttttttgacTTATTGCAAAAAGTAATATCAATAAAGGTTTTGTTTGTCCCTAACATACAAGCAAAACATGAATTACTTGAACTAAAAAAAACTCTTAATCCAAACTCATAACAGACAAGAACAGGTATAGAATGTagtaaacaaacaagaaaagcaATTTTAGGTATAGAATGTTCCTTAAAATCCACAATATTGTAAGTACATTCTGAAAATACTGCAGATATACTTTTCACTCTACGTTGAGTACATTTATGGTTTAAAAATTTACTAATACACCCTGACATTAGGCAGCACACATCTCgctacttttattattattttgttcatACACGCACAGCTTTCACCGTCAACATCGACTGCTTTTGATACCTAAACAAATACGTAGTCGTTGCATTGGCCTCTGGCTCGCACTTCTACAGTGCAGCTATTTTTAACCAGGGCAAATCTATGGAAGTCCATCCCAAAACAGTAGTCTTTCAGGTGGAAATCGGTGAAAAAATGGGCTGCACGGGTTGTGTACATCGTAGCAGTGAATCTAGGCAAGAAACGTCCTAGTTTAAATATCTAATGTTACAAAGCGTAATATCTAATTGgttacattttatattacaaGCCCAGTCTATGGAGCAAAAATCTTACGCTGGCCAGCATTTAAGTTCATTTATTCAAAAACTGATTAACCCGTAGGCCAACGTCCAGCTTCAGATGTAACTTcagcatctcatctgatctgtcatTCCTCAAAGTATAGCATGACTTGTAGCAATCTTAAACTTAACAAAGACACTGATGCATTTCGTTTAGTGCAAGATTTAATGGACATTATGTCATACTCAGCAAAATACAGTACTCCTCATTTATCATCTATGTAAAAAAGTCCACATATGAGAACATAGCCTAAGCCAAATACCTTAACGTGACAATACACCATTCATCAAACAGTCAAGTTGGCAACATTTCTtttcaatatttaaaaaataatattgCACAGTAAGCAAAGAATCTAAGTATCAGTACAATATGTTGTCTGCAATTTCAACTGAACAAAGTTTGCATTAACATTTGTGTACATATGTCTaataagtgtaaaaaaaaatgtatgagaTACATCATTACTCTTACTCAAGTAATTCTTGTGATGGGAAGTCTATAGACTATTTGAGTCAAtattattataaagtaacaATACTCACAATTACAATTAAGTTGGACTTACCTATGCTAACTCCCTTGTCAGTGACAACTACTAAATTACATCCAGCATTTTATAGGCATTTGGGGATAAGCTTCAACACTTTCTATAAATATTAACAAACCATTGCTCTGAGTCATTTTCACTAAGCATTAACTAACTCCTATGCAGCCAGCCCACATTGATGCAACATGACCTTTAACCCCACATGTTCGGGTATTTCACAACATATATACAACATAACAAGATATCTTTGAAATCCACTGTAGTTTATGTTTGTTAACCGTCTCACGTAGAACTTTAAAAGCAGTGAAGACATTACTTAAAACTGTAATAATGGATGGCAAAATGAACCTGCCGGGCTGCCATCCTAAACAGCCTAataattgtaattataattgtaaatctaaatgtaatcaTATATTCCTGTTAGCTCAATTTGAGTGCTCTCATAGATCCTTCAGCACCAGGAGCACCAGGTGCAATTACTGTTTATTTGAATCGAAATTATCGCATCATTTTTGTCATAATTCTGCCAGGTTTTTTAGAAAAATACATGTATCTGTTTTCTCATTTCTACTCACATTTCTCTTCTCTAATATTTATATTAGTTTTTAGGAATAGATAACATATGTATCAGTATCATCACTGACCTTCCATCAGTATCCTGACTATATCAATGTGTCTTTATAGTGTGCTGGAAAACATGTGAGTGAAAAAtcaataatatgtgtgtgaagaaaatcAACAATCAGTATAACCACCATGGCAGTCTGACAAACTACTAAAACTACTAAACTGCTAAAACTTATTCACACTATTGAAATAAATCAATTAGATTATGTGTAAtctatgtttacatttttatcaAGTATAGCAAACATACTGATGTGTGAAATGCTGATGTGTGGGTTACTTTCTAGCGTACCATGAACCTTCTGTTGGGCCTCtgccagaccagaccagaccaggtgGCTGACCAAACATGGCATAAATACTTCCGGGCCCCAATtctccccctccaaaaaaaCATCTATTTCATGACAAGAGGGGTCCATCAGATGTAAAGAAGAGAACGCAAAACTCTGAAAAAATCAGTATTGTCTTGAGACTTGCTCAAGTTCATGCTGTTGGTATTGTACtggcaaaataaacctttttttttttgctctgacTTCTGAGGTTTTTTGAAGATTTTTCCTAAATGACCAAGAACAAAGAGGTTTTTTTAGATCTGAAAAGAAGAGTGTTTACTTTACCTCAAAACTACAAATCAGCCACGACAATAATCTTGATAGTAGAAACACTGTCAAGGGCAGAGTTGCTCTActtttctctttgaaatactccAAAGATGTTctattggattcaagtcaggggACATATTGGCCAGGTCAGagttttcacttttttcttctttagaaactcttgcatgattttggcagtgtgctttggattgttatcatgctggaatatccctcttctgccaagcttctGGAGACTGGGAGTCATCTTGTCAGCCAGTTTTTCATGTATCCACAAGCATTCATGGTGCCATCTATAACtgtcatctccccaacaccttttgcACTCGTGCAGCCCTAtatcatcacactcccacctccgTGCTATGACACAGTGTTGTGACTATGCATTCGctgtggtagtcctggccaggttcaGGTCAAACATGCTGGTCCCCATCTGAGCCAAACTGCTCTTTGGCACAAAAGTGCAAGATGACACTTCGCTAAAGAGTATGAAAAAGAGTCTGATGAATATTGGCAGCACATTCTTTGGTCAGATGGGAACGAGATTAATTGGTTTGGCTTGGATGGGGTCCAATGTGTTTGGAGACAACCTGTGGCAGTGGATGGTAATGAAACAGACCTGTGAGCCTGGAAAACCATGTTGGCATGACTCAATTGATTTCAGAATGAAAGCATATaatgaagtaaaaaaataataaaaaaattaataaacgcATTTAGTTCGTTTCACTTCTTTTCGTGGAGATCTCTCACATACACCCAATAGcacctctttcttctctttaagtttctttttttttcagttcagttcaattctttttttatttatatagcgccaacaACAACTGAAATGGACTCAGAGTCAGAGCCCTAACCCCCTAGACCAAGCACTGAGGAATTGCATTGAATCTGATTGAATCTGAATCTGTTAAATGGGATAAATATATGACATTGGCAGATATTTATTTAGAGCTATTATTTGTTGTGTGAAGTTGCCAAAATCCATTTTTCCATGTCCCTGTCTTTCAAAAGTCCAGGTTTAAAGTAAGGAATAATTAAATCGGATTTCTGGAATACGACTATCTGGTCATGATCTGGTCAGCTACTGATAAGTAATAAATTATTTTGAAAGTAATTTTTCTATTAATTTAACTGTGGTTGCCTGAGttctgaaaagaaaaatcaaacgTTTTGGCAAATAAAGACAGTACAATCAGTACCAGGACTACACTAATTGCTGTTTATGTGCTTCATGGGAGAGAAAGTCTTGCACCAGATTCTGTCAGGACATAGAATAGGACTCACTCGCAGATAAGCTCAAATAATAGAATGTTTATTTAGAGGATCTACAGATCCAACCGGCAGGCAAAAGTGGAGCCGTGATCCAAGCAGAGGtcaaacacaaaagcaaagcAAATATTCCCAAACGACAGTCTGAATCCAAAACCCAGGTAAACAGGCTGTGCCATTGATGataaatgatgaatgatgaattctgtGAGTGTGCGATCAGGTGCTGTCATCTATTCATTCTTACTGTGTGGGCCTATAATGAGTTGCTGTGCTTTTATTTGTTCTAAGCTACCTTTGTGTTGACAAAGTAAACTATTTCACATATTTGGTAGTTGGAGAAATGAGGCTGTGGTGGGTTGAGTCCAGGGTGGGCTGTTAGATTAGCGTAGATAAATTTGGCATTTCGGCCAGCTTTTCATCAGCACCACCAACAGCAGCCGCTGGTTTGCAGGATGGGAGTTGCATGGTGAGCCTCTCCCTGGTGACATAACAACGGTCTGCTTTGCAATTGTctggagtggttgtgtgtgtgtgtgtgtgtgtgtgtgtgtgtgtgtgtgtgtgtgtgtgtgtgtccatgcatgtcTCTGCaccaagaaaaaaatatttttcacaGATATGTCAATTTAAACATGCTGGATGAATGAAATTTCTATACAAAAATTGTTTCTTTTATAATTCAAAAGTGTTCCTGGCAGGACACAGATTCAGATATAATGCATGATGATGTCATGTATTACATACTTTTGTCTAAAAACTAAATTATGTGCTATCTAAGACATTAAGGACATTATAAAAACGAATGATCTAAATAAACATACCTCAGTAATCAGTAAAAAcctgcataatgttgctttaagtaCCCAGTTTCAGTAAAGACCTGCATAATGTTGCTTAAAGTGCCAAGAAATTATCTGGTGCCAACTATATGATGAGGTGAGTGCAACATGAGACTGTTTTCTACCAAATACAGCAACAAACAaattatactatattatattgTGTTAATAGGCACTGATACGATTCAAAACATTCCCCTCTTGGATCGTGCTCATTTTCAGACTTTatgaggaaaagaggagaaagaacaaCATATTTTTAaccaaacaataataataactagaCATTGTGATATGTAAGTATGAAATATTTATTGAATGACCCCCAAAATATTTATGACATTTATCGTAAATTTGACATTCGACATGACCTTCTTTGAGATCGCACGGTACTTTCACATGTTACATTCACTTTGCAGCTGGGTTTGAGATCTTGCCCATGAAGAGAATACTTTTGGTGCTTCTGTCTGTGATGAACACAAAGAAAGGCCTGTTGATTTCAATTAGCTTCATTTTCTGAGGTCGAGGTATTCCTCTCAATACAATCTCCACAGTGGTGACTGCGGCTGCCTCTGCGCCTTTCTCGTCGACACGGAGGACTGCTTGATGTTCCACCTAAAGGAGAAATGGACAGGAGgtttcaatgacaaaatgatGGAATACCATAATGGACTGAGTTAAATGTATTAATAGTAGATCAACAATGCACACCAACTGCTATACTGTATAGCATTTCTTATGCATACCTTTGATAGCTTTACTGGTTCTGTTGTCATTCCAGAAAAGTCTGCAGTATCTAAGAAAGCAGTGACAACACCCATCGCTGTCAAGGTGTCCTTTAGTGAATATTTTCCAGAAGCAGAATATTTTGGCATATGAACGCTCACACGCCTgaaacaaacaccacaaataGGTTTCACCAATATGCActgaacacaaatataaacacatgtcAATGCTTGCTACCATGTTtcattaactgaaataaaagatCCAGTAAAATTGCCATATTACAAAAGCTTAATTCTCTGAAATTATGTGGGAAGAAAATCATATCAGTAGCCATGTGAACTGTAAAACTTTGAGATTGTTCCATGTCACTTTCAAATTTGGGTCCAGTTTACTTCCTGGAATTAAAATTAGTCTTGATCTTACAATGAGAAATGTCAAAGTATCATTTTCAGAAGATCTGTTGAAACCCAACCATTACCCTTCTTCCATTGCGTCAATCCAGTGTTTGAAGTGGGAGGTGCTGATGCTGTCCTCAACCTCCTTCATCTTCCCCTCGTCAGGTAGGACGATGATCATAGATGCACTGCCCTTGTACGGAAGCCTGAGCACAGTGGTGAAGTTGTCTTTGTCCTCATAGAATTCATACAAACCCTGATTCTGCATCATATCGACAGACACTTTTGTGTTTTCATCCACATGAAAGTCTGCTTGTTTTGTTAGTTTCGTGTTGAACATTTTTTGCCATTCCCCTGGAGGAtgtaaaaacaatatcagttaCATTCAATTCCAAGCACCCTGCCTAATTCAATCATTACTGTATCACTCATGTACAGGACTTACCCCTGAAGTAAATGCAGTTAATTAGTATCATAAGCGTGTCTGAATCCACCTCCTTCACCATGTCAGTGATTGTATTGTTGGTTTGTTGAGCAATGTATTTGTTGATCTCCTCAATGGCCACGTCACGTTTGGTGAAGTCAACAGTGAATGGTTCGCTCTCAAAATAATGTTTGGCGTCCTCTAAGAACTTATCCACGACACTGGCTCCTGACCGAAGTGCAACAGCACTGCTTACATCAAGctgcatgttttctttttcatggcCCAGCATGTGAAAGATGTGCTCATAGGCCACATTGACAGTTTCAGGGGTCATTTCAGCATAGCCAAGAGCCTGATAGAGCTCAGAGAAGGTATCACCCTTGACCCCAAGAGCCAGCATGGACAGAGCCATGGATATGCTCAGTGGGGAGAAGAAGATGTTTGACTGGGGCTCAGGTAAGGCACTCAGTTTCTTGTAGAGGGCAAAGGTAAAGTCAGCATTGGGTTTACTGAGCGCGTAGCTCTGTTGGCCCTCATGCTGCGGATGAGACTCATCCTCACCatgatggaggtggtggtggtgatctGCTGTGTGGGGCCCGTGGTCGTGGCCCTCATGGTCATCAGCGCCCTGTGGGGTGGCCCAAGCCACAGACAGGAGAAGGGCAGCGATCACACCACAATGCAGAATCACTCTCATCTTATGACCTGGAGGAGAATCACTGTGTTACTCAAATTTGGAGATAATCAGATGAGAAGtcccatttttatttaaaaaaaattgagaaatCTGACATTagtcaaaaaaataaataaattggtCTAATTGCAAAAACTAATATCAATAAAGGCTTTGTTTGTCCCCAACGTACAAGCTAGAAAATGGACAGAATAATAAAGGAAAACGAATGCTTTTCCAagaatttgtttgtttgacccTATGTAACTGTTTGTTGCAACATACAGAACAAATACATTGCTGAACCAACCAGTTCAACACACAAAAAGACctgcaaaaaaaacataatccaTACTCATAACAGACAAGAACGGGTATAGAATTTAGTAGTAGAATTTTAGGAATGTTAGCAAACTGACAATTCCTTTAACATCCACAATATTATAAGTGCTTACTCTAAATATTAACCCACAACTCATAGTCCCTTTCAGTAAGTCAACAAAAACGTACTTACAGAGGTGGGTAGAAACGTGTTACTTTGTAGTATTTTCCCAATGAATTGTTCTTATAGGAATATATTTAATGAAGAATACTTTTCACTCTTACTCGAGTATATTTAtgatttaaaaatgtacttacacTCCGTTACATTAGGCAGCACAAATCTCGCTACTTTTATTTCCTATCCGACAACGTCGACTGCTCTGGTCTGGATACATAACCACATATGTTTTTCCAagaatttgtttgtttgaccatATGTAACTTTTTTGTTGCAACATACAGAACAAATACCTTGCTGAACCATCAATACACAAAAAGACCGTTTAAAAAACTCTTAATCCATActtaaaacaaacaagaacagGTGTAGAATTTAGTAGGCTACATTTTAGATATAGCAAGTAAACTGACAATTCCTTAACCTCCACAATATTGTAAGTACTTTCTGAAAATACTCCAGATATACTTTTCACTCTTACTCGAGTATATTAGGATTTAAAAATGTACTAATACACCCTGACATTAGGCAGCACACGTTTCGCtacttttatatatattttttttcatacaCGCACAGCTTCTCACAGTCAACATCGACTGCTTTGGATACATAAACAAATAGGCTACGTAGTCGACGCACTGGCCTTGGTCGTACTTCTAAGGTGCAGCTATATTTAACCAGGGCACTTGACAGTGGAGATCGATGGAAGTAAATCCCAAAACATTAGTCTTTGAATGGAAATTGGTGGAAAAAATTGGCTGCACATCGTGTACATCGTAGCTCTGAATCCAGGTGAGAAATGTCCAAGTATAAATATCTTATGTTACAAAGCTTAAGATCTAATTGTCATAAGACTTAGTCAATGGTGCAAAAAGTTAAAGTTCGTGAGTGTGGTTTATTCAAAGACTGATTAACACGTAGGCCTACCGTCCATACCGTCTCTCCAGCCTCAAATGTAAGTttagcatctcatctgatctgtcatTCCTCAAAGTGTAGCATGACTTGTAGCACTCTTAAACTTAACAAAAACACTGATGCATTTCGTTAAGTGCAAAATTTAATGGACATTATTTTGTAGTAGCCTAGTTCACGTCACTTCAACTATGTCCCAGCCATACTCAGCAAAATACAGTAATCCTCATTTATCATCTATGTAAAAAAAAGTCCAAATATGAGAACATAGCCTAAGCCAAATAGCTTAGCGTGACAATACACCATTCATCAAACAATGaagttggcaaaaaaaaaaaaaaaagttttttaaaaGATGCACAGTAAACACAGAATCTAAGGATGACCAACATATGTTATCAGCAATTTTAACCTAATAAAGAAGAGAATATCTGTATAGCCTGTAAGGTCTTTTGTTTGCGTTAAAATTTGTGTAAATATGTCTGATATGTCTGTAAAAAACACTCACAATTCCAATGTAGTTGGACTTACCTATGGTGACTCCCTTGTCAGTGACAACTACTAAGTTACATCCAGCATTTTATAGGCATTTTGGGATTACTTTCTGTAAATATTAACAAACCATTGCTCCGAGTCACTTTCACTAAGCATTAACTAACTCCTATGTAGCCAGCCCACATTGATGCAACATGACCTTTAACCCCAGGACTTTAAAATCGGCAAACACATCTGGACATTACTTAAAACTGTAATAATGGCAAAATGAACCTGCCGGGCTGCCATCCTAAATAGCCTAataattgtaattataattgtaaatctaaatgtaaagatcaCAGATCTATTTTCAAATGCTCCTCAAGTACAGTCATTCTCATACCAACTCATATCTACTCATAGCACAAATATAATCTTAAATACATGCCCTATTGAGCTTCTTAGTAGAAAtgatattcatataatataatatatgatATACatcttatataaatatatacctaCATATGTCTGTAATGTCTTGTCCTGGATTATAATTCATATCATAAGGACAGTTAAAAGCCTCAGTACCATTCAGACTGATATGAAAATCTGAGATAACGGACCAATCTAATAAAAGCAGCATATAAcctgtaaaatatatttttggttGGCTGGTTGTttgctttatttctttttacAAAATATTCCAACAGGTGGTGACACTATGActggaaatgtgtttgcttAATGTTGggacaaaataaaacaataaaaggtAGTTTAGGCCATTTGTTGGTTAAACTATATTTTGTGATAGCTTTAAAGTAACctgtataatatattttttggTTGGTTGTTTGTTCTATTTCTTTTTACAGTATACAATCGTTCTCATTCAAACTCATATCTGCTTCTAAGCAATAATATAATCTTAAAATATATGTCCTATTCAGCTTCTTAGTAGAAATGATGTATGAGTAGGgatcagggatggattaacgaacaggcctaccgggcccaggcccaggggcccatgagctcaaggggcccctaagccagagcctctgcgtgaagtcgctgttatgtatctcttatttgtggttgaaaaaggtgcattttgttcatttgctaatggctttaattgagtgtacctgtgctgtgttagaaaatgtgcaagtgcgtcaggggcgtaactatagacaatgcagccagtgcggaaggttcgtaggcaaagcagaccctgctttcTAAAAATTTTCGAACATGTGGATGTCAAAGTgtcgctagtttaatgcgaAAGTGATCAAGGATGATTTATTTTATGGATTATTaagataccttatgctatatattccctcaaaatggcaaacctgtctctgtcatggttttcataatttttagggggaaatcgtcagtagtaatctataacacaattatatgcttatcgtacacacactatagaaactattaaaaagccgattcaattaaatgaataatttcttatttaatttgttatttttgtcatatacagatatgcaatgatgattgctgggtaatatgtatcttgttcgccaatgtcaagtctctatttgatcatgtgacgagacaatacgatatagctagtttaggcgcagaatctgaacgtcaagacctacaagttgactgagcacagccagaggcacactACACTTGCCGAAcaacgcctttcaaacataaaagtggtggtgatgcatgatttgctctttcaatggacaggatagccagcccattcagcctctcctgccccatgctgctcaggtaggtcttaatcagtttcaatttggaaaagaatcactcggctgttgccctgtcacatgtaatgtcagaaacaatagtagcagtgcaccgaaggtggatgttacggactaaaatttgacctgtttactttcccaatacaatagccaaagtatctaattcgaccgttaaatccaacacattttTTGCGAgtgcacactttttttttttgcgaagggggggggggggggcctttaacatgtccagccccaggggcccgtggtttcttaatccgtccatggtagggatgggtatcgtttgggttttttccgataccggtgctaaatcgatacttttaaaacgataccggtgcctaaacggtgcctgaaccgatatttttttttttttaaagcacaaagcgacgattgatgacattaaagaaaggcttttttttattgccaaggcaattttttttcttcaaattgaacaatatattaactgtttaaactttaaagtatattatgaaatacatacaaaacacttggcttccaactacagcttcaaactttttaacttcaaacaatgaacattatattaattgtaaacaacagtttatagtatacttaaataaatataaataaatacaaaaaacagcttcaaacttcttttgcaaaaatatgagcatatttgcctttggagtcaaaaatgtattaatttgtttgcatttatttcatgaaatttcacaattttatgatttgtttatacctatcttttctatcttgtttatagttaatcttgttacttgaacatgTCGGCGGCTaaaacgtatttcctaaagaatccgtgttgaaaccggaagtcgtcactttactccgtttgattaggacctttactttttagttgagaagttgtgttgatcgcctgacattcaaacgatcggttttctttaaattattattatttttgtgaagttatacggcttatgtgaataaagctatctacacgactttttatatgtctacattgactcggttagttgttcatgtggtacacgaatgttgcagagtattgtaggtcttaactgaagctttccattattgttaggttgctgctaatgcttagaccaacaatccattggaacacatagtagctagctagcctcgctgctaataagtataacgttagcatgctgatatgaattgacccattatagtcaggtggcttaatgctcaattgacttgttaactgaacttttacgaagtcatacaact
Above is a genomic segment from Clupea harengus chromosome 15, Ch_v2.0.2, whole genome shotgun sequence containing:
- the LOC105892960 gene encoding alpha-1-antitrypsin homolog isoform X2 — translated: MRVILHCGVIAALLLSVAWATPQGADDHEGHDHGPHTADHHHHLHHGEDESHPQHEGQQSYALSKPNADFTFALYKKLSALPEPQSNIFFSPLSISMALSMLALGVKGDTFSELYQALGYAEMTPETVNVAYEHIFHMLGHEKENMQLDVSSAVALRSGASVVDKFLEDAKHYFESEPFTVDFTKRDVAIEEINKYIAQQTNNTITDMVKEVDSDTLMILINCIYFRGEWQKMFNTKLTKQADFHVDENTKVSVDMMQNQGLYEFYEDKDNFTTVLRLPYKGSASMIIVLPDEGKMKEVEDSISTSHFKHWIDAMEEGRVSVHMPKYSASGKYSLKDTLTAMGVVTAFLDTADFSGMTTEPVKLSKVEHQAVLRVDEKGAEAAAVTTVEIVLRGIPRPQKMKLIEINRPFFVFITDRSTKSILFMGKISNPAAK
- the LOC105892960 gene encoding alpha-1-antitrypsin homolog isoform X1 translates to MDGHKMRVILHCGVIAALLLSVAWATPQGADDHEGHDHGPHTADHHHHLHHGEDESHPQHEGQQSYALSKPNADFTFALYKKLSALPEPQSNIFFSPLSISMALSMLALGVKGDTFSELYQALGYAEMTPETVNVAYEHIFHMLGHEKENMQLDVSSAVALRSGASVVDKFLEDAKHYFESEPFTVDFTKRDVAIEEINKYIAQQTNNTITDMVKEVDSDTLMILINCIYFRGEWQKMFNTKLTKQADFHVDENTKVSVDMMQNQGLYEFYEDKDNFTTVLRLPYKGSASMIIVLPDEGKMKEVEDSISTSHFKHWIDAMEEGRVSVHMPKYSASGKYSLKDTLTAMGVVTAFLDTADFSGMTTEPVKLSKVEHQAVLRVDEKGAEAAAVTTVEIVLRGIPRPQKMKLIEINRPFFVFITDRSTKSILFMGKISNPAAK